In one window of Falco cherrug isolate bFalChe1 chromosome 10, bFalChe1.pri, whole genome shotgun sequence DNA:
- the GRK2 gene encoding beta-adrenergic receptor kinase 1 isoform X1 has product MADLEAVLADVSYLMAMEKSRAAPAARASKRILLPEPSIRSVMQKYLEDRGEVTFDKIFTQKIGYLLFRDFAFNQAEEAKPLMEFYEEIKKYEKLDSEEERTARSRHIFDHYIMKELLACSHPFSKSATEHVQSRLSKKQVPPDLFQPYIEEICQNLRGGIFQKFIESDKFTRFCQWKNVELNIHLTMNDFSVHRIIGRGGFGEVYGCRKADTGKMYAMKCLDKKRIKMKQGETLALNERIMLSLVSTGDCPFIVCMSYAFHTPDKLSFILDLMNGGDLHYHLSQHGVFSEAEMRFYAAEIILGLEHMHSRFVVYRDLKPANILLDEFGHVRISDLGLACDFSKKKPHASVGTHGYMAPEVLQKGVAYDSSADWFSLGCMLFKLLRGHSPFRQHKTKDKHEIDRMTLTMAIELPDSFSPELRSLLEGLLQRDVNRRLGCMGHGAQEVKEEPFFKGLDWQMVFLQKYPPPLIPPRGEVNAADAFDIGSFDEEDTKGIKLLESDQELYRNFPLTISERWQQEVTETVFEAVNADTDKLEARKKAKNKQLGHEEEYAMGKDCIMHGYMAKLGNPFLTQWQRRYFYLFPNRLEWRGEGESPQSLLTMEEIDSVEETQVKERKCILLRIRGGKQFVLQCDSDPELVQWRKELRDAQRQAQQLLQRVPRMQNKPRSPVVELSKVPFIQRSANGL; this is encoded by the exons ATGGCGGACCTGGAGGCGGTGCTGGCGGACGTGAGCTACCTGATGGCCATGGAGAAGAgccgcgccgctcccgccgcccgtGCCAGCAAGAGGATCCTCCTGCCCGAGCCCAG CATCCGCAGCGTCATGCAGAAATACCTGGAGGACCGGGGAGAGGTGACGTTCGACAAGATCTTCACGCAGAAGATCG GGTACCTGCTGTTCCGTGACTTTGCCTTTAACCAGGCAGAGGAGGCCAAACCCCTGATGGAGTTTTATGAGGAG ATCAAGAAGTATGAGAAGCTGGACTCGGAGGAGGAGCGAACTGCCCGGAGCCGCCATATCTTTGACCATTACATCATGAAGGAGCTGCTGGCCTGCTCCCAC CCCTTCTCCAAGAGTGCCACGGAGCATGTCCAAAGCCGCCTGAGCAAGAAGCAGGTGCCCCCAGACCTCTTCCAG CCCTACATTGAGGAGATCTGCCAGAACCTGCGTGGGGGTATCTTCCAGAAATTCATCGAGAG TGACAAGTTCACACGGTTCTGCCAGTGGAAGAACGTGGAGCTGAACATCCAT CTCACCATGAACGACTTCAGTGTTCACCGAATCATCGGCCGTGGTGGTTTTGGGGAGGTCTACGGCTGCCGGAAAGCAGATACGGGCAAAAT GTATGCCATGAAGTGTTTGGACAAGAAACGCATCAAGATGAAGCAGGGTGAGACCCTGGCCCTCAACGAGCGCATCATGCTGTCCCTCGTCAGCACTGGG GACTGCCCATTCATCGTGTGCATGTCCTACGCCTTCCACACGCCCGACAAGCTCAGCTTCATCCTCGACCTCATGAACG GGGGAGACCTGCATTATCACCTGTCCCAGCACGGTGTCTTCTCGGAGGCAGAGATGAGGTTCTACGCGGCTGAGATCATCCTGGGCCTGGAGCACATGCACAGCCGCTTTGTGGTGTACCGTGACCTCAAG CCGGCAAACATCCTCCTGGATGAGTTTGGGCACGTCCGCATCTCAGACCTGGGCCTGGCCTGTGACTTCTCCAAGAAGAAGCCCCATGCCAGTGT GGGCACCCATGGGTACATGGCTCCAGAGGTGCTGCAGAAAGGAGTGGCGTACGACAGCAGCGCTGACTGGTTCTCACTGGGCTGCATGCTGTTCAAGCTGCTCCGGGG gcacagcccctTTCGGCAGCACAAGACGAAGGACAAGCATGAGATCGACCGTATGACCCTCACCATG GCCATCGAGCTGCCAGACTCCTTCTCCCCCGAGTTGCGCTCCCTCCTCGAGGGGCTGCTGCAGCGAGACGTTAACCGGCGGCTGGGCTGCATGGGGCACGG ggctcaggagGTGAAGGAGGAGCCCTTCTTCAAGGGTCTGGACTGGCAGATGGTTTTCCTGCAGAAG TACCCACCGCCCCTGATCCCACCCCGCGGTGAGGTGAATGCGGCTGACGCCTTTGACATCGGCTCCTTTGATGAGGAGGACACGAAGGGCATCAAG CTGCTGGAGAGCGACCAGGAGCTGTACCGCAACTTCCCACTCACCATCTCGGAGCGGTGGCAGCAGGAGGTGACGGAGACTGTCTTCGAAGCCGTCAACGCTGACACCGACAAGCTGGAAGCTCGCAAGAAGGCCAAGAACAAGCAGCTGGGCCATGAGGAGG AGTACGCCATGGGCAAGGACTGCATCATGCACGGGTACATGGCCAAGCTGGGCAACCCCTTCCTGACACAGTGGCAGCGCCGCTACTTCTACCTCTTCCCCAACCGCCTGGAGTGGCGCGGGGAGGGCGAGTCGCCG CAGTCCCTGCTCACCATGGAGGAGATCGACTCAGTGGAGGAGACGCAGGTGAAGGAGCGCAAGTGCATCCTGCTCCGCATCCGCGGTGGCAAGCAGTTCGTGCTGCAGTGTGAT aGTGACCCCGAGCTGGTGCAGTGGCGGAAGGAGCTGCGGGACGCCCAGCGCCAggcccagcagctgctgcagcggGTGCCGCGCATGCAGAACAAGCCCCGCTCGCCCGTGGTGGAGCTCAGCAAAGTGCCGTTCATCCAGCGCTCTGCCAACGGGCTCTGA
- the ANKRD13D gene encoding LOW QUALITY PROTEIN: ankyrin repeat domain-containing protein 13D (The sequence of the model RefSeq protein was modified relative to this genomic sequence to represent the inferred CDS: deleted 1 base in 1 codon), with translation MARPADTFPLHRLVWHNRHQALDSALRSGTHDVELTDPRGRTPLELAVSLGHLESVRVLLRHNANVGRENANGWTVLQEAVSTGDPEMVQLVLQYRDYQRATRRLAGIPELLSKLRRASDFYVEMKWEFTSWVPLVSKVCPSDVYRVWKRGESLRVDTTLLGFEHMTWQRGRRSYIFKGEDEGAVVMEVDHDKQVVYTETLALALHEPDLLLAAMQPSEEHVAGRLTSPIVSTHLDTRNIAFERNKSGIWGWRSEKMEVVSGYEAKVYSASNVELVTKTRTEHLSDQDKSRSKGSRTPFHSFLGIAQQHGTHNGAPVLQAASPTNPTAITPEEYFDPHFDLETRNIGRPIEMSSKVQRFKATLWLCEQHPLSLAEQVTPIIDLMAISNAHFAKLRDFITLKLPPGFPVKIEIPLFHVLNARITFSNLCGCDQPLGSVRVCAPTQPPGAHPPGTQPPGSRGWPFPCEVEAGVFEVPAGYTVLGAGRSEPLRDEDDDLLQFAIQQSLLDAGTETDQVTIWEALTNTRPGADPPPYDEALQLERALQESMLLQAGPSTDPPAAGTPPGAGGGSPPASSGYSSFAEQLRLAMALSEQEQEEQERRRREEDEELQRILRLSLTDK, from the exons ATGGCCCGGCCCGCCGACACCTTCCCGCTGCACCGCCTCGTCTGGCACAACCGGCACCAGGCGCTGGACAGCGCCCTGCGCTCCGGAACG CACGACGTGGAGCTGACGGACCCCCGTGGCCGGACCCCGCTGGAGCTGGCCGTGTCCCTGGGCCACCTGGAGTCGGTGCGGGTGCTGCTGCGGCACAACGCCAACGTGGGCCGGGAGAACGCCAACGGCTGGACAG tgctgcaggaggcGGTGAGCACGGGGGACCCCGAGATGGTGCAGCTGGTCCTCCAGTACCGTGACTACCAGCGGGCGACGCGGCGGCTCGCCGGCATCCCCGAGCTGCTCAGCAAACTGCGCCGG GCATCTGACTTCTACGTGGAGATGAAGTGGGAATTCACCAGCTGGg TGCCGCTGGTCTCCAAGGTGTGCCCCAGCGATGTGTACCGCGTCTGGAAGCGGGGCGAGAGCCTGCGGGTCGACACCACGCTGCTGGGCTTCGAGCACATGACGTGGCAGCGCGGCCGCCGCAGCTACATCTTCAAGGGTGAAG ACGAGGGAGCGGTGGTGATGGAGGTGGACCACGACAAGCAGGTGGTCTACACCGAGACGCTGGCTCTGGCCCTGCACGAGCCCGACCTGCTGCTGGCGGCCATGCAGCCCTCGGAGGAGCACGTGGCTGGGCGGCTGACGTCCCCCATCGTCTCCACGCACCTCGACACCAGGAACATCGCCTTCGAGCG GAACAAGTCAGGGATCTGGGGCTGGCGCTCGGAGAAGATGGAGGTGGTCAGCGGCTATGAGGCCAAG GTGTACAGCGCCAGCAACGTGGAACTGGTCACCAAGACAAGGACAGAGCACCTGTCTGACCAGGACAAGTCACGTAGCAAAG GCTCCAGGACCCCCTTCCACTCCTTCCTGGGCATCGCGCAGCAACATGGCACCCACAACGGG gCGCCCgtgctgcaggctgccagccccaccaaCCCCACGGCCATCACC CCCGAGGAGTACTTCGACCCCCACTTCGACCTGGAGACCCGCAACATCGGGCGCCCCATTGAGATGTCCAGCAAGGTGCAGAG GTTCAAGGCAACGCTGTGGCTGTGCGAGCAGCACCCGCTGTCACTGGCGGAGCAGGTGACGCCCATCATCGACCTCATGGCCATCTCCAACGCCCACTTCGCCAAACTGCGCGATTTCATCACCCTCAAGTTGCCCCCTGGCTTCCCTGTCAAGATCG AGATTCCCCTCTTCCACGTGCTCAACGCCCGCATCACCTTCAGCAACCTCTGTGGGTGCGACCAGCCGCTGGGCTCCGTGCGGGTGTGCGCCCCTACCCAGCCCCCAGGTGCCCACCCccctggcacccagcccccTGGTTCCAGAG GCTGGCCCTTCCCGTGCGAGGTGGAGGCGGGGGTGTTCGAGGTGCCAGCAGGGTACACGGTGCTGGGCGCGGGGCGCAGCGAGCCCCTGCGGGACGAGGACGACGACCTGCTGCAGTTCGCCATCCAGCAGAGCCTGCTCGATGCCGGCACTGAGACTGACCAG GTGACCATTTGGGAGGCGCTGACCAACACCCGCCCCGGCGCTGACCCGCCGCCCTACGACGAGGCCCTGCAGCTGGAGCG GGCCCTGCAGGAGAGCATGCTGCTGCAGGCGGGCCCCAGCACCGACCCCCCGGCAGCCGGgaccccccccggggcaggcgGTGGTAGCCCCCCGGCATCCTCCGGCTACAGCAGCTTTGCGGAGCAGCTGCGGCTGGCCATGGCACTCtcggagcaggagcaggaggagcaggagcgaCGCCGGCGTGAGGAGGATGAGGAGCTGCAGCGCATCCTGCGCCTCTCCCTCACCGACAAGTAG
- the GRK2 gene encoding beta-adrenergic receptor kinase 1 isoform X2: MADLEAVLADVSYLMAMEKSRAAPAARASKRILLPEPSIRSVMQKYLEDRGEVTFDKIFTQKIGYLLFRDFAFNQAEEAKPLMEFYEEIKKYEKLDSEEERTARSRHIFDHYIMKELLACSHPFSKSATEHVQSRLSKKQVPPDLFQPYIEEICQNLRGGIFQKFIESDKFTRFCQWKNVELNIHLTMNDFSVHRIIGRGGFGEVYGCRKADTGKMYAMKCLDKKRIKMKQGETLALNERIMLSLVSTGDCPFIVCMSYAFHTPDKLSFILDLMNGGDLHYHLSQHGVFSEAEMRFYAAEIILGLEHMHSRFVVYRDLKPANILLDEFGHVRISDLGLACDFSKKKPHASVGTHGYMAPEVLQKGVAYDSSADWFSLGCMLFKLLRGHSPFRQHKTKDKHEIDRMTLTMAIELPDSFSPELRSLLEGLLQRDVNRRLGCMGHGAQEVKEEPFFKGLDWQMVFLQKYPPPLIPPRGEVNAADAFDIGSFDEEDTKGIKLLESDQELYRNFPLTISERWQQEVTETVFEAVNADTDKLEARKKAKNKQLGHEEEYAMGKDCIMHGYMAKLGNPFLTQWQRRYFYLFPNRLEWRGEGESPSLLTMEEIDSVEETQVKERKCILLRIRGGKQFVLQCDSDPELVQWRKELRDAQRQAQQLLQRVPRMQNKPRSPVVELSKVPFIQRSANGL, translated from the exons ATGGCGGACCTGGAGGCGGTGCTGGCGGACGTGAGCTACCTGATGGCCATGGAGAAGAgccgcgccgctcccgccgcccgtGCCAGCAAGAGGATCCTCCTGCCCGAGCCCAG CATCCGCAGCGTCATGCAGAAATACCTGGAGGACCGGGGAGAGGTGACGTTCGACAAGATCTTCACGCAGAAGATCG GGTACCTGCTGTTCCGTGACTTTGCCTTTAACCAGGCAGAGGAGGCCAAACCCCTGATGGAGTTTTATGAGGAG ATCAAGAAGTATGAGAAGCTGGACTCGGAGGAGGAGCGAACTGCCCGGAGCCGCCATATCTTTGACCATTACATCATGAAGGAGCTGCTGGCCTGCTCCCAC CCCTTCTCCAAGAGTGCCACGGAGCATGTCCAAAGCCGCCTGAGCAAGAAGCAGGTGCCCCCAGACCTCTTCCAG CCCTACATTGAGGAGATCTGCCAGAACCTGCGTGGGGGTATCTTCCAGAAATTCATCGAGAG TGACAAGTTCACACGGTTCTGCCAGTGGAAGAACGTGGAGCTGAACATCCAT CTCACCATGAACGACTTCAGTGTTCACCGAATCATCGGCCGTGGTGGTTTTGGGGAGGTCTACGGCTGCCGGAAAGCAGATACGGGCAAAAT GTATGCCATGAAGTGTTTGGACAAGAAACGCATCAAGATGAAGCAGGGTGAGACCCTGGCCCTCAACGAGCGCATCATGCTGTCCCTCGTCAGCACTGGG GACTGCCCATTCATCGTGTGCATGTCCTACGCCTTCCACACGCCCGACAAGCTCAGCTTCATCCTCGACCTCATGAACG GGGGAGACCTGCATTATCACCTGTCCCAGCACGGTGTCTTCTCGGAGGCAGAGATGAGGTTCTACGCGGCTGAGATCATCCTGGGCCTGGAGCACATGCACAGCCGCTTTGTGGTGTACCGTGACCTCAAG CCGGCAAACATCCTCCTGGATGAGTTTGGGCACGTCCGCATCTCAGACCTGGGCCTGGCCTGTGACTTCTCCAAGAAGAAGCCCCATGCCAGTGT GGGCACCCATGGGTACATGGCTCCAGAGGTGCTGCAGAAAGGAGTGGCGTACGACAGCAGCGCTGACTGGTTCTCACTGGGCTGCATGCTGTTCAAGCTGCTCCGGGG gcacagcccctTTCGGCAGCACAAGACGAAGGACAAGCATGAGATCGACCGTATGACCCTCACCATG GCCATCGAGCTGCCAGACTCCTTCTCCCCCGAGTTGCGCTCCCTCCTCGAGGGGCTGCTGCAGCGAGACGTTAACCGGCGGCTGGGCTGCATGGGGCACGG ggctcaggagGTGAAGGAGGAGCCCTTCTTCAAGGGTCTGGACTGGCAGATGGTTTTCCTGCAGAAG TACCCACCGCCCCTGATCCCACCCCGCGGTGAGGTGAATGCGGCTGACGCCTTTGACATCGGCTCCTTTGATGAGGAGGACACGAAGGGCATCAAG CTGCTGGAGAGCGACCAGGAGCTGTACCGCAACTTCCCACTCACCATCTCGGAGCGGTGGCAGCAGGAGGTGACGGAGACTGTCTTCGAAGCCGTCAACGCTGACACCGACAAGCTGGAAGCTCGCAAGAAGGCCAAGAACAAGCAGCTGGGCCATGAGGAGG AGTACGCCATGGGCAAGGACTGCATCATGCACGGGTACATGGCCAAGCTGGGCAACCCCTTCCTGACACAGTGGCAGCGCCGCTACTTCTACCTCTTCCCCAACCGCCTGGAGTGGCGCGGGGAGGGCGAGTCGCCG TCCCTGCTCACCATGGAGGAGATCGACTCAGTGGAGGAGACGCAGGTGAAGGAGCGCAAGTGCATCCTGCTCCGCATCCGCGGTGGCAAGCAGTTCGTGCTGCAGTGTGAT aGTGACCCCGAGCTGGTGCAGTGGCGGAAGGAGCTGCGGGACGCCCAGCGCCAggcccagcagctgctgcagcggGTGCCGCGCATGCAGAACAAGCCCCGCTCGCCCGTGGTGGAGCTCAGCAAAGTGCCGTTCATCCAGCGCTCTGCCAACGGGCTCTGA
- the SSH3 gene encoding protein phosphatase Slingshot homolog 3 isoform X2: protein MALVTVRRAAGSAGGPAEEDAPRRGQLQRRQSFVMVKGAALLLPAEEPLVSEPPQAAPPGQVPGRQEQHLQLMMQLLRPQDAIQLAVRLESVRPRRVRYLLVVRPEEAGAEGQTALLGVDFAHEGATRCTLGMVLPLWSDTQVFLDGDGGFSVTSGGQTRIFKPISVQTMWAVLQELHRACEEASRGGHIPGGPALAWACGYAAALTSEQSCLNEWLAMADLESVRPASPPPLRLAVPELSEQAVRALLRDVMATADLESVTSKEVREELERRTGHSLAQHKDFIDNEMLLVLAQMDRPSHIFPHLYLGSEWNAANLEELQQNQVTHILNVAREIDNFFPALFTYMNVRVYDEETAQLLPHWNDTFLFLSRVRAGGGRVLVHCRMGLSRSAATVLAYAMKEFGWPLERALRHVRHCRPGVLPNPGFMRQLDFYQGILQASRHSSLWEPRAAEQAAQPQPGPEASPGGLSPAPSPQPAEEVSGGGLLGTSRRPRISLCAVMRSISQLEPPEPPELPGEPLAEEVFEATKAAAGGDVVGVQPNPRPSSRPRRVVRQASLDGGPAPAEDPSPTADPAPHLPSTPPLTP from the exons ATGGCGCTGGTCACCgtgcggcgggcggcgggctcCGCCGGGGGCCCCGCG GAGGAAGATGCACCCAGGCGTGGCCAGCTACAGCGGCG gcAGAGCTTCGTCATGGTCaagggggctgccctgctgctgcctgccgaGGAGCCGCTGGTGTCTGAGCCCCCCCAAGCTGCACCCCCCGGCCAGGTCCCGGGGCGTCaggagcagcacctgcagctcatGATGCAGCTGCTTCGCCCCCAGGATGCCATCCAGCTG GCGGTGCGTCTGGAGTCGGTGCGGCCACGGCGGGTGCGGTACCTGCTGGTGGTGCGGCCGGAGGAGGCAGGAGCCGAGGGGCAGACAGCGCTGCTTGGTGTGGACTTTGCCCACGAGGG GGCCACCCGCTGCACACTGGGCATGGTGCTGCCTCTCTGGAGCGACACCCAAGTCTTCCTCGATGGTGATGG AGGGTTCAGTGTGACATCAGGAGGACAGACCCGCATCTTCAAGCCCATCTCTGTCCAGACCATGTG GGCCGTGCTGCAGGAGTTGCACCGCGCCTGCGAGGAGGCATCCCGTGGCGGGCACATCCCTGGGGGCCCGGCGCTGGCCTGGGCCTGTGGCTACGCAGCGGCGCTGACCTCGGAGCAGAGCTGCCTCAACGAGTGGCTGGCCATGGCCGACCTGGAGTCCGTGCGCCCCGCCTCGCCCCCGCCCCTCCG GCTGGCGGTGCCGGAGCTGTCGGAGCAGGCGGTGCGGGCGCTGCTGCGGGATGTGATGGCCACCGCTGACCTGGAGAGCGTCACCTCCAAGGAG GTGCGGGAGGAGCTGGAGCGGCGCACGGGGCACAGCTTGGCTCAGCACAAGGACTTTATCGACAATGagatgctgctggtgctggcacagATGGACCGGCCCTCCCACATCTTCCCACACCTCTacctg GGCTCCGAGTGGAACGCGGCTAacctggaggagctgcagcagaaccA GGTCACCCACATCCTGAATGTGGCGCGGGAGATCGACAACTTCTTCCCTGCGCTGTTCACCTACATGAACGTGCGGGTGTATGACGAGGAgacagcccagctcctgccccactgGAATGacaccttcctcttcctctcccgCGTCCG ggccgGTGGGGGCCGGGTGCTGGTGCACTGCCGCATGGGGCTGAGCCGCTCGGCAGCCACGGTGCTGGCCTACGCCATGAAGGAGTTCGGGTGGCCCCTGGAGCGGGCACTGCGGCACGTCCGGCACTGCCGCCCCGGCGTCCTGCCCAACCCCGGCTTCATGCGCCAGCTAGACTTCTACCAGGGCATCCTGCAAGCCAG CCGGCACAGCAGCCTGTGGGAGCCCCGGGCGGCCGaacaggcagcccagccccagccaggcccGGAGGCCAGCCCAGGAGGCCTgtccccggccccctccccgcagcccgCTGAGGAGGTGAGTGGGGGGGGCCTGCTGGGGACCTCCCGGCGCCCCCGCATCTCCCTCTGCGCCGTCATGCGGAGCATTAGCCAGCTGGAGCCCCCTGAGCCCCCCGAGCTGCCAGGGGAGCCCCTCGCCGAGGAG gTGTTCGAGGCCAcgaaggcagcagcagggggtGATGTGGTGGGGGTCCAGCCCAACCCCCGGCCCTCCTCTCGGCCCCGCCGTGTGGTACGCCAGGCCAGCCTGGATGGTGGCCCTGCTCCCGCCGAGGACCCCTCCCCTACAGCTGACCCTGCCCCCCATCTCCCCTCCACTCCCCCCCTTACTCCGTAA
- the SSH3 gene encoding protein phosphatase Slingshot homolog 3 isoform X1, translating to MALVTVRRAAGSAGGPAEEDAPRRGQLQRRQSFVMVKGAALLLPAEEPLVSEPPQAAPPGQVPGRQEQHLQLMMQLLRPQDAIQLAVRLESVRPRRVRYLLVVRPEEAGAEGQTALLGVDFAHEGATRCTLGMVLPLWSDTQVFLDGDGGFSVTSGGQTRIFKPISVQTMWAVLQELHRACEEASRGGHIPGGPALAWACGYAAALTSEQSCLNEWLAMADLESVRPASPPPLRLAVPELSEQAVRALLRDVMATADLESVTSKEVREELERRTGHSLAQHKDFIDNEMLLVLAQMDRPSHIFPHLYLGSEWNAANLEELQQNQVTHILNVAREIDNFFPALFTYMNVRVYDEETAQLLPHWNDTFLFLSRVRAGGGRVLVHCRMGLSRSAATVLAYAMKEFGWPLERALRHVRHCRPGVLPNPGFMRQLDFYQGILQASRHSSLWEPRAAEQAAQPQPGPEASPGGLSPAPSPQPAEEVSGGGLLGTSRRPRISLCAVMRSISQLEPPEPPELPGEPLAEECPPLPCRCSRPRRQQQGVMWWGSSPTPGPPLGPAVWYARPAWMVALLPPRTPPLQLTLPPISPPLPPLLRNPVGGGAARCYAPRGPAATRTSNKEWKWLPWRGSCPRGSLQAPGTSVGPSRQALPSCGA from the exons ATGGCGCTGGTCACCgtgcggcgggcggcgggctcCGCCGGGGGCCCCGCG GAGGAAGATGCACCCAGGCGTGGCCAGCTACAGCGGCG gcAGAGCTTCGTCATGGTCaagggggctgccctgctgctgcctgccgaGGAGCCGCTGGTGTCTGAGCCCCCCCAAGCTGCACCCCCCGGCCAGGTCCCGGGGCGTCaggagcagcacctgcagctcatGATGCAGCTGCTTCGCCCCCAGGATGCCATCCAGCTG GCGGTGCGTCTGGAGTCGGTGCGGCCACGGCGGGTGCGGTACCTGCTGGTGGTGCGGCCGGAGGAGGCAGGAGCCGAGGGGCAGACAGCGCTGCTTGGTGTGGACTTTGCCCACGAGGG GGCCACCCGCTGCACACTGGGCATGGTGCTGCCTCTCTGGAGCGACACCCAAGTCTTCCTCGATGGTGATGG AGGGTTCAGTGTGACATCAGGAGGACAGACCCGCATCTTCAAGCCCATCTCTGTCCAGACCATGTG GGCCGTGCTGCAGGAGTTGCACCGCGCCTGCGAGGAGGCATCCCGTGGCGGGCACATCCCTGGGGGCCCGGCGCTGGCCTGGGCCTGTGGCTACGCAGCGGCGCTGACCTCGGAGCAGAGCTGCCTCAACGAGTGGCTGGCCATGGCCGACCTGGAGTCCGTGCGCCCCGCCTCGCCCCCGCCCCTCCG GCTGGCGGTGCCGGAGCTGTCGGAGCAGGCGGTGCGGGCGCTGCTGCGGGATGTGATGGCCACCGCTGACCTGGAGAGCGTCACCTCCAAGGAG GTGCGGGAGGAGCTGGAGCGGCGCACGGGGCACAGCTTGGCTCAGCACAAGGACTTTATCGACAATGagatgctgctggtgctggcacagATGGACCGGCCCTCCCACATCTTCCCACACCTCTacctg GGCTCCGAGTGGAACGCGGCTAacctggaggagctgcagcagaaccA GGTCACCCACATCCTGAATGTGGCGCGGGAGATCGACAACTTCTTCCCTGCGCTGTTCACCTACATGAACGTGCGGGTGTATGACGAGGAgacagcccagctcctgccccactgGAATGacaccttcctcttcctctcccgCGTCCG ggccgGTGGGGGCCGGGTGCTGGTGCACTGCCGCATGGGGCTGAGCCGCTCGGCAGCCACGGTGCTGGCCTACGCCATGAAGGAGTTCGGGTGGCCCCTGGAGCGGGCACTGCGGCACGTCCGGCACTGCCGCCCCGGCGTCCTGCCCAACCCCGGCTTCATGCGCCAGCTAGACTTCTACCAGGGCATCCTGCAAGCCAG CCGGCACAGCAGCCTGTGGGAGCCCCGGGCGGCCGaacaggcagcccagccccagccaggcccGGAGGCCAGCCCAGGAGGCCTgtccccggccccctccccgcagcccgCTGAGGAGGTGAGTGGGGGGGGCCTGCTGGGGACCTCCCGGCGCCCCCGCATCTCCCTCTGCGCCGTCATGCGGAGCATTAGCCAGCTGGAGCCCCCTGAGCCCCCCGAGCTGCCAGGGGAGCCCCTCGCCGAGGAG tgtccccccctcccctgcaggTGTTCGAGGCCAcgaaggcagcagcagggggtGATGTGGTGGGGGTCCAGCCCAACCCCCGGCCCTCCTCTCGGCCCCGCCGTGTGGTACGCCAGGCCAGCCTGGATGGTGGCCCTGCTCCCGCCGAGGACCCCTCCCCTACAGCTGACCCTGCCCCCCATCTCCCCTCCACTCCCCCCCTTACTCCGTAACCCTGTAGGGGGTGGGGCAGCCCGCTGCTATGCCCCCCGGGGACCAGCTGCCACCCGCACCAGCAATAAAGAGTGGAAATGGCTGCCCTGGCGTGGGTCCTGCCCGCGGGGGTCTCTGCAAGCCCCAGGGACAAGCGTGGGACCCTCCCGCCAGGCCCTGCCCAGCTGCGGGGCATAG